The Deltaproteobacteria bacterium genomic interval AAAACATCGCCACTGAGAGAAAATATCTTTGTCCCCGTCGCTTCACCAACACCAAGGTCCTTAAACCACCGGGCGCCGTTTCTAACAAGATGAGAAACATTGCAGAGTGTCTCCATATTATTTATCAGTGTGGGGCAGCCGAATACGCCTGATTCGGCAGGATAAGGCGGTTTCCCCCTGGGGAAGGGGAACTTCCCCTCTACCGATTCGATGGCCGCCGTCTCTTCACCACCAATATAATGGCCCGAGGTGCGGTGAATTCTCAACTCCAGACGTCCACCGGTATGTTCATTAACAAGGTCGTAGAGGTTGGATTCCCGCCATTGCATAAGGGCCTCTTCCATGGCTGCATGGGCACGGTCGAGTTCGGGATTAATGTAGAATACGATTTTGTTAATCCCTGTCGTAACGGCCGCAATAAGTGCGCCTTCAATGAGCTGGTGCGGTGTTTCCTCGATAAGCACCCGGTCCTTAAATGTTCCCGGCTCATCTTCATTTCCATTGCAGATAAGATATTTGTCACCTTTGGTCTTCTTATCGACAAGAAATTTCCACTTAATGTGTGCAGGAAAGCCGCTGCCACCAAGTCCCCGGAGCCCCGCCTCTTTCACCATTTCAAGAACGGCGGCAGGATCGGAAAGGGCCTTTCTCAGCGCCTCCCCTCCCCCAACTTCCAGCCAGCGCTGAAAATCAGCCCCGAAACGGATATTTTCATGCAGTAATACCTGATTAAGTTTAATCATTTCCCATTCCCCCTCTTGGCATAATCAGGAAAGAGAACAGGGCTCTTCTTCTCCATGCTCATACCGGCGTGGGTCAGTTCACGCCTGAGCCTGCTTAAGTGTTCTATTGTCACTTTCTTATGGCCCCTGCCATGAGAAATGGCTGATGCACTCTGTCCGGCACGTCGTCCAAAGCAGATAATCTCCAGCAGGGCATTACCCATGATACGATTTCTGCCGTGGATTCCACCGCTTACTTCCCCCACACAGTAGAGGCCGGGAACCGTTGTCTGACCATTTTCGTCAATAACAGCGCCGCCATTTTGATAGTGCAGCGTAGGATAAACCATGAGCGGTTCTGTTTCAGGATCGAGATTGCACATTTTCCCCGTCTGAAGAACTTTCGGAAAGCGCTTCTGTAAAATTCCGGGCTCTTTCTTTTCAAGATAGGGCGTATCGAGCCAGACGCCCTGGATACCATCATCAGTAAAAACACCCCTCCCCTCAGCGCACTCTCTGAGGATGGCAGAAGTAACGCAGTCTCTTGCTTTTAGTTCATCGATAAAACGTTCCCCTTTGCCGTTTAAAAGCCTTGCTCCGGCGGAACGTATACCTTCCGTAATAAGCGAGCCCGACATATGGCTCGGATAGGCCATGCCTGTGGGATGATACTGGAATGAATCGATATCTCTCAGTTTAGCACCCAGGCGATAGGCAAGAACGAGGCCGTCTGCCGTGGCGCCTATATGGTTGGAAGTGGGGAATTTATTCAGATGAACACGGCCGATGCCGCCTGTAGCCATAATAACGGCCTGTGCCTTTATTATGGTATAGTTCTGCTTGTTCAGCGAGAGCACGACGGCCCCTGCACAGTGGCCCGATTCGTTAGAAAGAAGCTCGACGACAGGGTTATACTCCCACACATCGACTCCGCTGTTGAGTACCCCTTCACGAAGCGCCTTCATCATTTCAAGGCCCGTATAGTCACGATAGTAAACGATACGGTCTGCCGATGTCCCACCTGCACGACGGAGCATGAGATCGCCGAAACGGTCTTCATCAAACTGCATCCCCTGGCCTATAAGCCACCTGATCGTGTCGGGCGCATCGGTAACGAGGCTTTTGACAAGTCCCGAATCGGCAACAAAATGCCCACCTTTAATGGTATCGTCAAAGTGCATCTGCGGTGTATCGTCCTTGCCGATAGAAGCCTGTATGCCCCCCTCAGCCATTACCGTATTGGAATCACCGAGCCTGAGCTTGGTAGCAAGGATGACCCTTGCCCCTTCCTTGGCAGCCGTCAGAGCTGCGGCACAGCCCGCCCCGCCGCCGCCGATGACGAGAACATCCGTTTCATAAACAGGCGCACCGGCAAGATCAGCTTCCTCGATGACAGCATCAGCCTGCAAAATACCGGCAAGCTGGCTGTGACACATTTCACCGGCATTGGGACCGATTGTGAGTGGAACCATTGTTCCCTCAACATAATCAGGGTGATATTTCTTCAAAAGTTCGGGAACATCCACCTCTTCAGGTGAAGAAACATCACCGGAAAGCTGCCCGTATATTTTTAGAGCTTCCGCTCTTTTTATTCCTTTTGCCATGAAATTATTCCCTGTCTTCAGTTTTTTCGTCATATTCAACAGGATAGAGACCTTTTCTCATGGCCTCTAACCGGTTAATCAGGTTTGAAGGGCGAATATGAAAATAAGCGGTAATTCTTCTGCCGAAAAGACCGACATGATTCGGTGTAATTCTCTCAGGGCAAGAGGTAAGGCAAAGCCCGCACATGACGCATTCCAGAAAATGTTCACCCGACTCCTTGAACTTCCCTGCAACGGCCAGTTCAACCCCCTTTTCAACATCGATATCCTTGGGGCAGGACTTGGTACAGCCGCTGCAATGGCGGCAGTTAATTGCCTCGGGAAAGACCTGATGAAACTGGGCCTGCGTATCCCAGGAATTCTGAAAATCTTCAAGCTGGTAGTGATGATGGTTGGATGTGGGAAAAACGAGAAAAATAATCTGCATTCCCTTCTCAACAATTGTCTGACAACCGAGTTCCGTCGTAATTTCCGATCCGCCGGCACGCCTTACTAGCACCTTGCAGGCGCCGCAAACCCCCTCAAGACAACCGACGCCGTGAACCATGGGGTATCCCGCATGCCACATGGCCTGAATAGCCGACATGGCATGAGGAAGCTTGATATCCTTTCCGTTTATATTGACCTCAATCGTTCCTTCGGCCATTTTTTTTATACCTCATTTACTTTCACCGGTTTTTACAAAACAGGATAATTAAGATAATCCCCGGCCTCTTTGGATTCAAAGAAATCAGGCTACACATAATAACACAGAGAGCTATCATCTCAAATCTCAAAATAAGCCCCCACCCATTAACAGCCCTTGACTCGCCTCAAATATTTGTTGCCAAAACCTTACAGGCTGCCCGGGCTGCCTGTAAGGTTTGACAATAGACATATTGCTCGCTAAGCTATCAATATGAGACCTTAATAAAAGTTGTTCCTCTATTTTTACATTTGATTTTATCAATAATCAAATAGGGAGACAAAATACCACGCTATCCTTTTGACGCAGGTGTATATGAATAATGCAAATTTTAAAAAATATGAAGATGACTTTATTCACGCTCTCCTAAGCATAAACAAGGCAAGGGCAGAGGAGATTTTAAGTGAACTGGTCAAAGAAGAATGTTTAATAACTATTGGGGACAAATTTCTTGCCCCGGCCCTGGAAAGGATCGGAAAAGACTGGGAAAAGGGGATTACTTCTCTGGCGCAGGTATACCTTAGCGGCCACATGTGCAATACTATTCTCGATAAAATGCTGCTCTCCAAAGAATCTTTTCAAAAGAAACAACCTCCTATGGCTATAGCAACACTGAGTGATTTTCATACGCTTGGCAAGCGAATAGTCTTCTATTCCCTGAAAGTTTCCGGTTATAAAGTAGATGACTTTGGACACGGCCTCCTCATTCATGACCTCGTCAATAAGTGTCAGGAGAATAAAACAGAAATCCTTCTTGTTTCTACTCTTATGTTACCGTCGGCCTTACTCGTCAAACATCTGATAGAGGCCTTAAAGGATGGGGACCTTCATGTAAAAGTTATCGTCGGCGGCGCGCCTTTCTACTTTGACAGAGAACTCTGGAAAGAAGTAGGCGCAGATGCAATGGGTTATAACGCTTCCGATGCGCTGGGAATAGTCAAACGCCTGTCAGGAGAACTCAAATGAATGAAAAAGCATTTACACCCATGAGTCGTCTTTTGACGGCGCTTTCATTCCGGGAGCCTGATCGTGTCCCCTTTTTCCTGCTGCTGACCATGCATGGCGCAATCGAGTTGGGCATACCGATTAAGGACTACTTTTCAAAAGCAGCCAATGTTATCGAAGGCCAGCTCCGCATGAGAAAAAAGTACCGCCATGATTGCTTCTACACCTTTTTTTATGCGCCCATTGAAGTAGAGGCCATGGGTGGCGAGGTCTTTTACCGCGAGGACGGGCCTCCAAATTCAGGAAAACCGCTCATAAATAAATGGGAGGAAATTGAAAAGCTCTCTCCACCGCCGGTAGCAGACGCGCCCTGTTTACAGAAAGTCATTGAGGCAACAAAAGGACTGAAAAAAGAAGTGGGCAATGACGTGCCTATTATCGGCGTTGTTATGTCTCCTTTTTCCCTGCCTGTTATGCAGATGGGTTTTGAAAAGTATATACACTTTCTTTATGAACAACCCCGCCTGTTTGAACAATTAATGACGATTAATGAAAATTTCTGTACAGAATGGGCAAATGCCCAACTGGAGGCAGGGGCTACGGCAATCTGCTATTTCGACCCTGTATCTTCAATAACGATTATTCCCAAAGAAAAATACCTGGAAACGGGATTTAAGGTTGCCAAACGAACCATTGCCCGAATCAATGGACCTACGGCAACCCATATGGCATCGGGGCTGTGCCTGCCCATTGTGGATGAACTGATAGAAAGCGGCACCAATGTGATTGGAGTGAGCGCGCTTGAAAACCTGGAATCTCTCAAAAAAAACTGCCGGAAAAAGCTGGCCATCCTTGGCAACCTGAACGGTATCGAAATGCGCCGATGGACTGAAGAAGAGACAGAAAGAATCGTTAAGGAAACCATCAAAAAAGGCGCTCCCGGAGGAGGACTTATCCTTTCCGACAATCATGGAGAAATTCCCTGGCAGATACCGGAAGAGGTCCTGCTGGCAATTTCAAATGCCGTCCATAAATGGGGCAAATACCCCATATCCATCTGAAAGGCAAAAAAATATATTTTTTTGCAGCAGAATATATCACACCCAAAACATCCTGTTCCCGCATACAACGGTTCTCTCGTTTCTTTCAAAGACCTTTCTCTTTTAAACAATTCAGACCTGCCGGCCGGCGAGTATAACATTACTTTTGCCATCGATAATAATGGGGATAGTGTTCTCGATAAAACCTTCAGTCAGGAAATCACGATAAAGGTAAAAAATGATGAAGACTGCCGCCGCTGTCATGAAAGTGTCGATCGTCCAGACCCTACGGATATTCCTTCAAGGCATCATGCGCTGATAAATAGCGGCGGTTTAGGTTGTCTCGATTGTCACAACATTATAACAAATGACGATGGTTCAAGTACTCTTAACATAATAAGAACCTGCTCGGTCTGCCATAATCAGCCGGAACAAATGCGCGTTACCTATCAAAGACCCATACCTGATGAGTCCCTTACCCAGAGGCATCATCAGCGGGCAAGCAATGAAGGGTGGGATTGCGTTTTCTGCCACACATCAGGCCAATAGTAATTGTCTCATAATTTTTATCAATATGACAGAGGGGGATGGTTTGGTCCATCCCCCTCTTTTTTTGAAATCCCTTCTGCCTGCCCCTTTTTATTTTTTCAGGGCCTTAAGCCGCTCTTTCGCCTTCTGTGAATTTTCACTTTTGGGGTAATCCCTTATCGGCATCAAAGTCAAAAACATTTCTCTCCCTGCATACCACTTATTAAGTATTAAATCTACTGCGAAAACGCCCTTTTGGCCGGCATTATCCGGTTAGGAAATTGCACCGCTGTTCCTCCCCCTTCAAGGGGGAGGTCAGAAGGGGGATGGGGTTCTTACATTTCTGCAAAATCCTACCCGGACACTACTGCATTTTTCTCGCTACAATTTACTAAGTCCGACAGACTCCTGGAAAGGGCCCTTTCCAGGTTTAAATAACAGCCTGAGTTGACAATCATTTCACTGTCAGATAGTCTTTCCATATCAACACTTTCTTAATTCCAAGAATCACACCCTGCCGCAAGCAGCAGGATATGAGCGCGGAGACGACACATCCACTTTATCCCCGTCCATGGAGAGTGCAACCGCCAGGGATTCAAAACCTGTGAACAGACAAGGGATCGATTACAAAAAATACGAAGATAACTTTATTCATGCCCTGCTCTCTATGAACAAATCCAGGGCAGAGCAGATTCTAAGAGAGCTGGCTAAGAAAGAGAAGCTCCTCTATATTTGCGACAATTTCATAACCCCGGCATTTGAACGAATAGGGAAAAACTGGGAATGTGGGATTACACCTCTATCCCAGCTATATATTGGCAGCCATATCTGTAATGCTATTCTTGATAATATGCTCGTCAACGAAACACTTCCTAAAAAAAAACAACCCAACCTGGCCATTGCCACGCTGGGTGATTTTCACACACTCGGTAAAAAAATAGTCATTTACGCCCTCAAAACAGCCGGTTACAAAGTCATCGATTTCGGCTATGGGCTCCTCATCCATGATATTGTGGAAAAGTGCAAACAAAAGGAGACGGAGATTCTTCTCATTTCAAGCCTCATGGATTCCTCGGCTCTGTTAACAAAACAGCTCATAGAGGCCCTGGAAGATGAAGGTCTTCACATAAAAGTCGTTGCAGGTGGGGCGCCCTTTTGTAAGGACAAGAACCTCTGGAAAGAAGTCGGCGCTCATGCCATGGGCCACAATGCTTCAGACGCCCTGGGGATTATCAAGCGTTTTGAAGAAGAACTCTGCTAACTGAGAATTTCTTGGTTCTTTCCTGATAAAGTTGAAAACCCTATTAACCAACCACAGAGACACGGAGATTGGTGAAAAAGCAAAAGACCCTTTAATACAAATATAATGCCTATTAAAAAGCCTGATATCTGAGGCCCTTGCAAAACTCTTTGTCATCCCCGAAATGTTCAATCGGGGATATGGTTTTCTGTAACAAAACACCCTATTCCCACTTATACCCCAAGGACACTTTGTCACTTTGTTCGGGCGAGCGGGAATGACAGCCTCTTTGTACTTTTGCAAAAACCTCATCTTTCTTTCATATTCCTCTGTGTCTCTGCGCCCCTGTGCTTAAGATGGCTTGTTTCAACTAAAATACGAATGAGCCAATTTCTCTTACATAAAACAGTACTTTCACTTCCTTTTATTACTTTTTAAGGGCTTTAAGCCGCTCTTTCGCCTTCTGCGAATATTCACTTTTCGGGTAATCCCTTATGATCTCCTCATATAAGCTTACCGCATGTTTGTGATTATTCTGAAGCTCCTCAAACTGTGCCGTTTCATAAAGCTCCTTTGCACCGGAACCTGAACAGGCAAAAAGGACCAGCATTAATACTATCGTAATCAGTCTTTTCATAGAATACTCCTTAAGATTTTATTGTCTCTTTCCTTTAGTCTCTTTTGACAGGATTTACGGGGCTATCTTAATCTTAAATATGCAAAGCCGCAATGCTTTTCATCCTGTCGGGTCAGGAACCGGAAAAGGGCTGGATGAATTTCACCTTAATTGAAATATATCCCGCTGTCAGTTGGCCCTTGTTAAGGGATTGCTTTGGGTTGAACAAAAAACCTCCCCCTTGGGCTAAGGGGGATTGAGGGGGTTACTATCATTAATGGTGTTACCGACAAATTCCTCCAATGCATCAAACACCCCTTCTATATTCTGCAAAACATCATTATTCCAAAACCGTATGGTTTTTATCTCCCGTGTTTTCAGATAATCAGTTCGCGCTTCATCATATTCCATGATCTCCTTCTCCGAGTGATGCCCGCCATCCAACTCTATAGCGAGTTTCAACCTGGGGCAGTAAAAATCGAGGATATAGGAACCAACGCTGTATTGACGAAAAAACTTCAATCCTCTAAATTGCTTGTTCCGCAATTTTTGCCAAAGAATTCTTTCCGCTAAACTTTGATTGCGACGAAGCTCTATTCGCCGATCCTTTAGAGCTTGACTGTTATAAGTCTGTTTCATGTGACCTTCTTTATTATTATAGTAACCCCTCCCAACCTCCCCTTAGCCCAAGGGGAGGAGCAAATATGCCCCTTCTTGGCCAAAAAGGTGCAATAATCCCTTTTGCCTTATCAGGAAGCGGAAAAACCTCCCCCTTGGGCTAAGGGGGATTGAGGGGGTTACTATCATTTACATTACTCTTATACCACCCCATTTAACTTAATCAGGCAAAACTATAGCACATTGATAAAAAATGAAAAAACAGGAAATTTGTGACAGATATCGAAACTTTTAAACCCTTCAAGCGATCAAGCCGTTTAAACAGATTAATCGGCTTGAACCCTTCCAGGACATCATCCTAAAGCGTTGTTATTTCCAGGCGATTCTTCCTTCTCTGCCAGTCCGGCATTAGCTCTTCAAGCAGCTTATAGAAACCGGCGCTATGATCATTAAACTGAATATGACAGAGTTCATGGGTAATGACATATTCAATGCAATCCTTCGGCACACGGATTAATGAAAGGTTAAGTGTAAGCCTTCCTTTTTGGGATAAGCTGCCCCACCTTGTCTTCATTTTCCGGATTTGAAGTTGCGGGCAGTCATAACCGTGCTGTTTAAAGCGCCCCATAACCGTCTCATAAATCTGCGGCATCTTTTCCCATGCCTTTTTACGGTACCATGACAAAAGGCAATCCTTTACCCTGTCGGCGCTTATCCGACCTTTTATTGTCACCATCATTTGACGGCGCATAACTTTTACACTGTCCCTCTCACCCGTTATAACCTTTAAACGGTATTGCTTTCCAAGGTAAAGGTGAGTCTCGCCGCTCACGTAGCTGCGCGGCGGAGTTCTTGGCTCGAACTGACTGAAGTGGACTATCTGCTTAACTATCCATCTCACGCGTTTCCTGACGCGCTTTTCAATATGAGACCAATCGGTATCCAAAGGCGCCTTGACAATAACCCGTTTATCGGGATGAACGGCAATCTCCATTGTCTTTCGATTCACAAAGAGCACATTAAAGCCGATTTGCTCCCCGCCATAATGAATCATTCCTTTTTCCATCATGATTGGCGATTCCTGTTTTTTGCCAATTTAAGGGAATCTTCTATAATCGCGTCCATCTCTTCCATTGTCAGGTCAATCCCCGCGCCGTCCCTCACCTCGTCATAAAGATAATCGTCAATTTCATTCATGGTTTGCTTTTGCGCGTCAAAATCGTCAATAAAATTAACCTTCCAGTTACGTTTCACTATATGGCGTATGGCTAAAGCCGTATCGCTTGCAATATTTTCACACCTTTTGGCATCGATGCCCTTGCCATCGAAAAAGGGCTTGATAATACCGAAAAAAGCCATAGCCTCATGGTCATCACCAATAGCCTCAGGCATATCGTCATGCTCCCTGCGGACAACCTTGCCACGAATATCGATTGCCCTGTTCAGGTATTCCAGGTCTGAAATTCTCTTTGCCCTGAAATCATCGATTGCCTGCTGAATGAGCTTTGAAAACTTTGTAAAAAAGGCGGGATCTTCTCCCATATGTTCGGCAATGGCCTTTTTCGTTGCATGAGCGATTGCATCGGCCCGTGCGGCTTTCGTTTTTGTTTCATAAATGCCCTGCTCCTGCTTTACCTTAAGAAAAGTATCTTCGTCGAAGATGTTGACGGGGTCATTGAGTTGATAAACCTCACTGGCAAAAATATGAGTATCAAGAAGCTTTTTCAGCTTCGGTTCATAGTGGCGGCGGTAATCGATGGTTTCTGCATAACGCAGTTTGACGGACGTCCTCATTTTCTGGAAGTGTTTCAAATCATTTTTATACTGTTTCAGCTTTGCATCCGACACAGACATGACAAATTGCTCCGATGAAAGGGCTATCCCCAGGGTAAAGGAATAATCGGAAAGCCTTTCATAAAAATCGTGACGTAGTATTTCATCACCGAGCATAAGCTCATAAGCTTCTTCGTCATGTTCATTCTCGACGCCTCTGAAAATATCCCAGAGGTCGGAGTGCCGCTGGGGCAGTTTTTTCACTTCCTCATCGATACTTCTCAAGGCACCCTTAATGTCTTCTTCATCAAAACCGCTCAGTTCCTTGTATGAGGTTAGCGCATTATCCAGTTCACCCAAAACACCTTCATAATCGACAATATAACCGTAATCCTTGGGCTCGCCCGTCAGTTCATCTTCGTAAAGGCGGTTTACACGGGCAATGGCCTGGAGCAATGTATGGCCCCGAAGGGTACGGCAGAGATAAAGCACCGTATTCCTGGGGGCGTCAAAGCCGGTTAAGAGCTTATCGACGACAATGAGAATTTCCGGCTCCTCTTCATATTTGAACCTTTCCGTAATTTCCTTGTTATAGGCCTCTTCCGAAATGTAGCGCTTCAACATTTTGGTCCAGAATTTCTGAACCTTGTCTTCCGGTTCATCATCCACTTTTTCATCGCCCTCACTTTTACCGGGCGGCGAGATAATCACCTTTGATTTAACATAACCGATATGATCGAGGTATTCCTTGTACTTGAGCGCCGTCACCTTGAGAGGCGCCACCAGCTGCGCCTTTAAGCCCGTTCCCTGCCAGTTGCTGCGGAAATGCTCGCTAATATCAAAGGCCCGCATATAAACCACCTGCTCGGCCTTACTCAGCATATTGGCCCTGGCATACTTCTTTTTCAGGTCCCCTTTTTGCTCCTTTGTCAGCCCCTGCGTATGCCGTTCAAACCAGAGATCGATGGCCTTTTTGTTCTGCTCCATCTCCACATGACGGCCCTCGTACAAAAGGGGGACCACGGCGCCGTCTTTCACGGCCTCATCGATAGGATAGGCGTCAATGAGGCCGCCAAATTTGACGAAATTGTTCTTCTCCTTTTTCATGAGCGGTGTGCCGGTAAAACCGATATAGCAGGCACGGGGAAACATTTGCCGCATCCGCGAATGGAGTCCTTTAAATTGCGTCCGGTGCGCTTCATCGACAAGGATAAAAATCTCTGCCGAATCTTCCACATGCTTTCTCACATTAAGGGCTTTATCGAACTTGTGAACCAGTGTGGTAATAATGGAGGCCTTCTTTTCGCAGACCAGTTCCAGAAGATGACGGCCCGTTTTGGCCCTCTTTTTATCGAGTCCGCAGGAGGCAAAGGTATTGCCCAGTTGCTCGTCGAGATCGACGCGGTCCGTTACCAGCAAGATCCGCGGATTGATGATAGACCTGTCCATAACAAGCGCCCTTGCCAGCCAGACCATGGTCAGCGACTTGCCCGAACCCTGCGTATGCCAGAGAATACCGCCTCTGCGGATACCCGCTTCATCGAATTCCTTGACTCGCTTCATAATCCGTCTGACGGCAAAATACTGCTGGTAGCGGGCAATTTTCTTGTTGCCGCCGTCAAAGAGGGTAAAGTGACAGGCAAGTTCAATCAATCTTTCAGGCCGGCAGAGGCTGTAAATGGCCCTGTCCTGCTTCGTTACCTGCCTGCCGCCTTCCTGCGCAAGACTATGGAAGAACTTCCTTGCCGGGGCAAAGTCACCTGAAAAAAGCGACCCTTTGCTCTCGCGGCTCAGGGGCTGATTAACCATTCGGGCAAGCCTTTCATCAACCTTCTCCCTTTCCTGCCAGTGAGCCCAGTACTTTTCCGCCGTACCTGCCGTGCCATAGGTCGCTTCATTTTTGTTGATGCCCATCACCACCTGGGCATAGGCAAAGAGTTTGGGAATGTTATCTTCCCGCTCGTTGCGGATGGACTGTTTTATGGCCTCTTTCACTTCTATTTCAGGGCTTTTGCACTCCATAACAACGAGAGGAATGCCGTTAACAAAAAGGACAATGTCGGGTCGCCTTTTTTTATCGCTCCGCGTGCGGTCGACAGAAAATTCCGCCGTTACATGAAATTTGTTTTTTGAGGGGTTGGTCCAGTTAATGTAGTAGAGGTTAAAGCTTCTGGCATCGCCTTCAATACTTTGTTCCAGCGAAGTGCCCAGCGTTAGCAGGTCGAATATCTTTTCATTGGTTTTCTGAAGGCCATCGAACTTGACGTTTTTAAGTTTTTGAAGAGCCGTCTGGATGTTTTCTTCACTGAAACGGTACTCACGGCCCTTATGATGAATGCGGTTAATCTCCTTAAGCTGCGCTTCCAGCACCTCTTCAAGGATGACATTTCCCGTACTTCCCTTGCGAAGGGCATAGACCTGCTCTGGCGGCACATATTCATAGCCCAGGTTGATAAGCAGTTGCAGCGCCGGAATCTGGGAGAGGTATTTTTCGTTAAAGCGGAAGCCCCCTGTTGAATAGGTCGTCCTGTCTTCACTCATTTGCTTCGCTTCCTTTCGGCAGAGCGAACACGGTAGAGACGTTCCGTAAAGCCACCCTCCTTTTCAAAATCACTTGCCAGTGTGGCAAGCTGGCGGTCGAGGAGGTAGCAGCAGAGATTCAGGAGGGAAAGTGCAGCGTTAGCAACCAGAACTTCGGAAGGCAAAGACTTGCACGGACCTTCACCGACTGCCAGGGACTTCTCTTTTTCGGCTTTATTGTCCCTGTCTGTCCGTGCATGACCATAACTGTCCCTGCGCTCTCTCCAGAGCGCCCGTTCCTCCTCCACCCAGTTCCGTAGATCATCCAGGGTTTTGCAGCGTCTTGCCTTGAAGCGCATGAGTGCCGGGTGGTCCGGCTCCCACATAGGCATCCCCCGCTGCCTCAAAAAATCCTCATAATCGAGGCGAAGCTCCTCCAGGCTGGCCCGCGCCACGTTGGTCAATTTCAGTTCCGTCTTTTTAGACGTGGCCGACGCCTGGCTTCCTTCGGCAATGTTTTGTACGCCGCTTCGCGCCGCCTGCACCATCTGGTCCCGCGTGCGGCTGAAGCGGTCCACGTAGCGGTCGCAAAAGCGCACCGTCACGTCATAAACGAGTTGGCCCACCTGAAAGCTTTTCAGCTTGCGGTAGCCGCCGTGTTTAGGGATTAGTGGTTCTTTTTCAGACATCTTCCCCCCCTTCAAACATTTACTACGTCCCTGCCCTGTCCGTGCTGTCCGTGCAAGTCTGTGCCCCCTTCACCCGCCACCGGCCGGTGAGAACCTTTTGCATGAGGCCGCGTTTTTGGGTTTTGTAAGCATTGAGCTGTTTTTTAAGCAGGTTGATTTCTTGTTGAGCGGTGTTCAGGGTGTCGGCTATTGTTTTTTGTATATTCAAGTTAGGGAGATTAAGTTTCAACTTCAGTATTTGTTTATCCGACAATTCCTTTTGCCCTGTACCATCCATGATCTGACCAACACGTTTATAATAATCACGTCGGCAAAAATAATAAAAAAGAAAATCTGAAATTAACTTATAACTCTTCAACGATAATGATGTGATTGCATTTGATGCAATGTAACCATCCAGATGAGCAGGAACTATACCGAACCCCCCATTGTGAAAATTCTGGCGTCCGATTAGAAATTCACCAGCTTCACGGGTATAGTATGGGCGGCCGCGCTCCGTTAACTTTGGTTTAATACGAGTGTTTGCTTCAATTCCGAGGCAATGCAGCTTAACAGTTAGAAGTGTTTTGCCTTCAACAGATGACAAGGGTAACTTTTTTAAAATAGTGGCAACGTCCCCTAAT includes:
- a CDS encoding restriction endonuclease subunit S, producing MTNWKFVRLEEIATVERGKFSARPRNDPKYYGGNIPFLQTGDVASATGVIESYSQTLNDEGLKVSRLFPAGTLLITIAANIGDIAEVGFDFACPDSLVAIRPQKGTSKDWLKYFLQTQKYYFKSRATQNAQANINLHTIKPLSVNLPPFNEQTAIASLLSTWDKAIEKTERLIGAKESRFKWWLNKLFIDGSVSDEWKSVKLGDVATILKKLPLSSVEGKTLLTVKLHCLGIEANTRIKPKLTERGRPYYTREAGEFLIGRQNFHNGGFGIVPAHLDGYIASNAITSLSLKSYKLISDFLFYYFCRRDYYKRVGQIMDGTGQKELSDKQILKLKLNLPNLNIQKTIADTLNTAQQEINLLKKQLNAYKTQKRGLMQKVLTGRWRVKGAQTCTDSTDRAGT